From the Lathyrus oleraceus cultivar Zhongwan6 chromosome 4, CAAS_Psat_ZW6_1.0, whole genome shotgun sequence genome, one window contains:
- the LOC127136049 gene encoding uncharacterized protein LOC127136049 produces the protein MPLIAIIDTGATHSFISLDFAKRLNLELSVMRGSMVIDTPAMGSVTTSSVCLKCPLNICDKDFEVDLVCLPMSQLDVILGMHWLRANHVYINCFAKAILFLEPKKEVFMLVASLKLSENGTMGEFPVVRDFPEVFPDEVSNFPSEREVEFTIDLIPSTSLASMALYRMSQSDLKELKSQLEDLLDKSLNCWKKKKCENGKRRGKSPTRELFQLAAIYTATCVTAFQGFPYTRSFRSEGQAWK, from the exons ATGCCTTTGATTgctattattgataccggtgcgACGCATTCTTTTATTTCTTTGGATTTTGCTAAGAGATTGAATCTTGAATTATCTGTTATGCGTGGAAGCATGGTTATTGATACTCCGGCTATGGGTTCAGTGACTACTTCATCTGTTTGTTTGAAATGTCCATTGAATATTTGTGATAAAGATTTTGAAGTTGATTTAGTGTGTCTTCCAATGAGTCAACTTGATGTTATTTTGGGAATGCACTGGTTGAGGGCCAACCATGTCTATATTAATTGTTTTGCGAAAGCTATTCTTTTTCTTGAGCCAAAGAAAGAAG TGTTTATGTTGGTGGCAAGTTTGAAGCTTAGTGAAAATGGAACAATGGGTGAATTTCCAGTTGTTCGTGATTTTCCTGAAGTGTTTCCTGATGAGGTTAGCAATTTTCCGTCtgaacgtgaagttgagttcaCGATTGATTTGATTCCTAGTACTAGTCTGGCATCGATGGCTCTGTATCGGATGTCACAATCTGATTTGAAAGAGTTGAAGAGCCAACTAGAGGATTTGCTTGATAAGAG CCTAAACTGCTGGAAGAAGAAAAAATGCGAAAACGGAAAAAGGCGTGGAAAATCTCCGACCCGAGAGCTTTTccaattagctgctatttatacTGCTACTTGTGTAACTGCTTTCCAAGGGTTTCCGTATACGCGGTCTTTTCGTTCCGAGGGTCAAGCGTGGAAATag